A window from Dama dama isolate Ldn47 chromosome 11, ASM3311817v1, whole genome shotgun sequence encodes these proteins:
- the ASB6 gene encoding ankyrin repeat and SOCS box protein 6 isoform X1: MPFLHGFRRIIFEYQPLVDAILGSLGIQDPERQEPLDGPSYAASEESRILVLTELLERKAQSPFYQEGVSNALLKMAELGLARAAAVLLRNGANLNFEDPVTYYTALHIAVLRNQPDMVELLVRHGADVNRRDRIHESSPLDLASEEPERLPCLQRLLDLGADVNAADKHGKTALLHALASSDGVQIHNTENIRLLLEGGADVKATTKDGDTVFTCIIFLLGETVGGDKEEAQLINRFCFQVTQLLLAHGADPSECPAHESLTHICLKSFKLHFPLLRFLLESGAAYNCSLHGASCWSGFHIIFERLCSHPGCAEDESHADLLRKAETVLDLMVTNSQKLQLPENFDIHPVGSLADKIQALHVSLRQLESYPPPLKHLCRVCIRLYLQPWPVDAKVKALPLPDRLKWYLLSEHSGAVEDDI, translated from the exons ATGCCGTTTCTGCATGGCTTCCGGAGGATTATCTTCGAGTACCAGCCGCTCGTGGATGCTATCCTGGGCTCCTTGGGCATCCAGGACCCCGAGCGGCAGGAGCCCCTGGACGG GCCCAGTTATGCCGCCAGTGAGGAGAGCCGCATCCTTGTTCTCACCGAGCTGCTTGAGAGAAAAGCCCAGTCTCCATTTTACCAGGAAGGCGTGAGCAACGCCCTGCTGAagatggcagagctggggctggcACGCGCGGCCGCCGTGCTCCTGCGGAATGGAGCCAACCTCAACTTCGAAG ACCCGGTCACCTACTACACGGCGCTGCACATCGCCGTCCTACGGAACCAGCCGGACATGGTGGAGCTGCTGGTGCGCCACGGGGCTGACGTCAACCGCAGGGACCGG ATCCACGAGAGCAGCCCCCTGGACCTGGCCAGCGAGGAGCCAGAGCGCCTGCCCTGCCTGCAACGCCTCCTGGACCTCGGAGCAGATGTCAATGCGGCCGACAAGCATG GTAAGACAGCCCTGCTTCACGCTCTGGCCAGCAGTGATGGGGTGCAGATCCACAACACCGAGAACATCCGGCTCCTGCTGGAAGGAG GGGCGGACGTCAAGGCCACTACCAAAGACGGAGACACGGTGTTCACCTGCATCATCTTCCTGCTGGGCGAGACAGTGGGAGGCGACAAAGAGGAGGCCCAGCTGATCAACCGCTTCTGCTTCCAAGTCACGCAGCTGCTGCTGGCCCACGGTGCCGACCCCAGCGAGTGCCCGGCCCACGAGTCCCTCACGCACATCTGCCTCAAAAGCTTCAAGCTGCACTTCCCCCTGCTGCGCTTCCTGCTGGAGTCGGGAGCCGCCTACAACTGCTCCCTGCACGGCGCGTCCTGCTGGTCCGGCTTCCACATCATCTTCGAGAGGCTCTGCTCCCACCCAGGCTGTGCGGAGGACGAGAGCCACGCGGACCTGCTGCGCAAGGCGGAGACCGTGCTGGATCTCATGGTGACTAACTCCCAGAAGCTCCAGCTGCCTGAAAACTTTGACATCCACCCCGTGGGCAGCCTGGCGGACAAGATCCAGGCCCTGCACGTCTCCCTGAGGCAGCTGGAGAGCTACCCCCCGCCCCTCAAGCACCTATGCCGCGTGTGCATCCGCCTCTACCTTCAGCCGTGGCCCGTGGACGCCAAGGTCAAGGCCCTACCTCTGCCGGACAGGCTCAAGTGGTACCTCCTCAGCGAGCACAGCGGCGCCGTCGAGGACGACATCTGA
- the ASB6 gene encoding ankyrin repeat and SOCS box protein 6 isoform X2, whose product MAELGLARAAAVLLRNGANLNFEDPVTYYTALHIAVLRNQPDMVELLVRHGADVNRRDRIHESSPLDLASEEPERLPCLQRLLDLGADVNAADKHGKTALLHALASSDGVQIHNTENIRLLLEGGADVKATTKDGDTVFTCIIFLLGETVGGDKEEAQLINRFCFQVTQLLLAHGADPSECPAHESLTHICLKSFKLHFPLLRFLLESGAAYNCSLHGASCWSGFHIIFERLCSHPGCAEDESHADLLRKAETVLDLMVTNSQKLQLPENFDIHPVGSLADKIQALHVSLRQLESYPPPLKHLCRVCIRLYLQPWPVDAKVKALPLPDRLKWYLLSEHSGAVEDDI is encoded by the exons atggcagagctggggctggcACGCGCGGCCGCCGTGCTCCTGCGGAATGGAGCCAACCTCAACTTCGAAG ACCCGGTCACCTACTACACGGCGCTGCACATCGCCGTCCTACGGAACCAGCCGGACATGGTGGAGCTGCTGGTGCGCCACGGGGCTGACGTCAACCGCAGGGACCGG ATCCACGAGAGCAGCCCCCTGGACCTGGCCAGCGAGGAGCCAGAGCGCCTGCCCTGCCTGCAACGCCTCCTGGACCTCGGAGCAGATGTCAATGCGGCCGACAAGCATG GTAAGACAGCCCTGCTTCACGCTCTGGCCAGCAGTGATGGGGTGCAGATCCACAACACCGAGAACATCCGGCTCCTGCTGGAAGGAG GGGCGGACGTCAAGGCCACTACCAAAGACGGAGACACGGTGTTCACCTGCATCATCTTCCTGCTGGGCGAGACAGTGGGAGGCGACAAAGAGGAGGCCCAGCTGATCAACCGCTTCTGCTTCCAAGTCACGCAGCTGCTGCTGGCCCACGGTGCCGACCCCAGCGAGTGCCCGGCCCACGAGTCCCTCACGCACATCTGCCTCAAAAGCTTCAAGCTGCACTTCCCCCTGCTGCGCTTCCTGCTGGAGTCGGGAGCCGCCTACAACTGCTCCCTGCACGGCGCGTCCTGCTGGTCCGGCTTCCACATCATCTTCGAGAGGCTCTGCTCCCACCCAGGCTGTGCGGAGGACGAGAGCCACGCGGACCTGCTGCGCAAGGCGGAGACCGTGCTGGATCTCATGGTGACTAACTCCCAGAAGCTCCAGCTGCCTGAAAACTTTGACATCCACCCCGTGGGCAGCCTGGCGGACAAGATCCAGGCCCTGCACGTCTCCCTGAGGCAGCTGGAGAGCTACCCCCCGCCCCTCAAGCACCTATGCCGCGTGTGCATCCGCCTCTACCTTCAGCCGTGGCCCGTGGACGCCAAGGTCAAGGCCCTACCTCTGCCGGACAGGCTCAAGTGGTACCTCCTCAGCGAGCACAGCGGCGCCGTCGAGGACGACATCTGA
- the NTMT1 gene encoding N-terminal Xaa-Pro-Lys N-methyltransferase 1 isoform X4: MVDVTEDFLVKAKTYLGEEGKRVRNFFCCGLQDFSPEPQSYDVIWIQWVIGHLTDQHLAEFLRRCKRGLRPNGIIVIKDNMAQEGVILDDVDSSVCRDLDVVHSIVHSAGLSLLAQERQENLPDEIYHVYSLALR, from the exons ATGGTGGACGTGACGGAGGACTTCCTGGTCAAGGCCAAGACCTACCTGGGCGAGGAGGGCAAGCGAGTGAGGAACTTCTTTTGCTGCGGCCTCCAGGACTTCAGCCCCGAGCCACAGTCGTACGATGTGATCTGGATCCAGTGGGTGATAG GCCACCTGACCGATCAGCACCTGGCCGAGTTCCTGCGGCGCTGCAAGCGGGGCCTGCGTCCCAACGGCATCATCGTCATCAAGGACAACATGGCCCAGGAGGGTGTCATCCTGGACGACGTGGACAGCAGCGTGTGCCGCGACCTGGACGTGGTGCACAGCATCGTCCACAGCGCGGGCCTCAGCCTCCTGGCCCAGGAGCGGCAGGAGAACCTCCCGGACGAGATCTACCACGTCTACagcctcgccctgagatga
- the NTMT1 gene encoding N-terminal Xaa-Pro-Lys N-methyltransferase 1 isoform X1, translating to MQESGGTALRGEPLPLSLVPEQRRAAESMTSEVIEDEKQFYSKAKTYWKEVPATVDGMLGGYGHISSIDINSSRKFLQRFLREGPNKTGTSYALDCGAGIGRITKRLLLPLFGVVDMVDVTEDFLVKAKTYLGEEGKRVRNFFCCGLQDFSPEPQSYDVIWIQWVIGHLTDQHLAEFLRRCKRGLRPNGIIVIKDNMAQEGVILDDVDSSVCRDLDVVHSIVHSAGLSLLAQERQENLPDEIYHVYSLALR from the exons ATGCAAGAGTCAGGAGGCACTGCCCTCCGAGGG gAGCCGCTGCCGCTGAGTTTGGTGCCTGAGCAGAGACGTGCTGCTGAGAGCATGACGAGCGAGGTGATCGAGGACGAGAAGCAgttctactccaaggccaagacGTACTGGAAGGAGGTCCCAGCCACCGTGGACGGCATGCTCGGGGGGTATGGCCACATCTCCAGCATCGACATCAACAGCTCCCGGAAGTTCCTGCAGAGGTTTCTGAGG GAAGGCCCAAACAAGACAGGGACCTCGTACGCCCTGGACTGCGGAGCCGGCATTGGGAGGATCACCAAGCGGCTGCTCTTGCCTCTCTTCGGAGTGGTGGACATGGTGGACGTGACGGAGGACTTCCTGGTCAAGGCCAAGACCTACCTGGGCGAGGAGGGCAAGCGAGTGAGGAACTTCTTTTGCTGCGGCCTCCAGGACTTCAGCCCCGAGCCACAGTCGTACGATGTGATCTGGATCCAGTGGGTGATAG GCCACCTGACCGATCAGCACCTGGCCGAGTTCCTGCGGCGCTGCAAGCGGGGCCTGCGTCCCAACGGCATCATCGTCATCAAGGACAACATGGCCCAGGAGGGTGTCATCCTGGACGACGTGGACAGCAGCGTGTGCCGCGACCTGGACGTGGTGCACAGCATCGTCCACAGCGCGGGCCTCAGCCTCCTGGCCCAGGAGCGGCAGGAGAACCTCCCGGACGAGATCTACCACGTCTACagcctcgccctgagatga
- the NTMT1 gene encoding N-terminal Xaa-Pro-Lys N-methyltransferase 1 isoform X3 has protein sequence MTSEVIEDEKQFYSKAKTYWKEVPATVDGMLGGYGHISSIDINSSRKFLQRFLREGPNKTGTSYALDCGAGIGRITKRLLLPLFGVVDMVDVTEDFLVKAKTYLGEEGKRVRNFFCCGLQDFSPEPQSYDVIWIQWVIGHLTDQHLAEFLRRCKRGLRPNGIIVIKDNMAQEGVILDDVDSSVCRDLDVVHSIVHSAGLSLLAQERQENLPDEIYHVYSLALR, from the exons ATGACGAGCGAGGTGATCGAGGACGAGAAGCAgttctactccaaggccaagacGTACTGGAAGGAGGTCCCAGCCACCGTGGACGGCATGCTCGGGGGGTATGGCCACATCTCCAGCATCGACATCAACAGCTCCCGGAAGTTCCTGCAGAGGTTTCTGAGG GAAGGCCCAAACAAGACAGGGACCTCGTACGCCCTGGACTGCGGAGCCGGCATTGGGAGGATCACCAAGCGGCTGCTCTTGCCTCTCTTCGGAGTGGTGGACATGGTGGACGTGACGGAGGACTTCCTGGTCAAGGCCAAGACCTACCTGGGCGAGGAGGGCAAGCGAGTGAGGAACTTCTTTTGCTGCGGCCTCCAGGACTTCAGCCCCGAGCCACAGTCGTACGATGTGATCTGGATCCAGTGGGTGATAG GCCACCTGACCGATCAGCACCTGGCCGAGTTCCTGCGGCGCTGCAAGCGGGGCCTGCGTCCCAACGGCATCATCGTCATCAAGGACAACATGGCCCAGGAGGGTGTCATCCTGGACGACGTGGACAGCAGCGTGTGCCGCGACCTGGACGTGGTGCACAGCATCGTCCACAGCGCGGGCCTCAGCCTCCTGGCCCAGGAGCGGCAGGAGAACCTCCCGGACGAGATCTACCACGTCTACagcctcgccctgagatga
- the NTMT1 gene encoding N-terminal Xaa-Pro-Lys N-methyltransferase 1 isoform X2, whose translation MVTEPLPLSLVPEQRRAAESMTSEVIEDEKQFYSKAKTYWKEVPATVDGMLGGYGHISSIDINSSRKFLQRFLREGPNKTGTSYALDCGAGIGRITKRLLLPLFGVVDMVDVTEDFLVKAKTYLGEEGKRVRNFFCCGLQDFSPEPQSYDVIWIQWVIGHLTDQHLAEFLRRCKRGLRPNGIIVIKDNMAQEGVILDDVDSSVCRDLDVVHSIVHSAGLSLLAQERQENLPDEIYHVYSLALR comes from the exons gAGCCGCTGCCGCTGAGTTTGGTGCCTGAGCAGAGACGTGCTGCTGAGAGCATGACGAGCGAGGTGATCGAGGACGAGAAGCAgttctactccaaggccaagacGTACTGGAAGGAGGTCCCAGCCACCGTGGACGGCATGCTCGGGGGGTATGGCCACATCTCCAGCATCGACATCAACAGCTCCCGGAAGTTCCTGCAGAGGTTTCTGAGG GAAGGCCCAAACAAGACAGGGACCTCGTACGCCCTGGACTGCGGAGCCGGCATTGGGAGGATCACCAAGCGGCTGCTCTTGCCTCTCTTCGGAGTGGTGGACATGGTGGACGTGACGGAGGACTTCCTGGTCAAGGCCAAGACCTACCTGGGCGAGGAGGGCAAGCGAGTGAGGAACTTCTTTTGCTGCGGCCTCCAGGACTTCAGCCCCGAGCCACAGTCGTACGATGTGATCTGGATCCAGTGGGTGATAG GCCACCTGACCGATCAGCACCTGGCCGAGTTCCTGCGGCGCTGCAAGCGGGGCCTGCGTCCCAACGGCATCATCGTCATCAAGGACAACATGGCCCAGGAGGGTGTCATCCTGGACGACGTGGACAGCAGCGTGTGCCGCGACCTGGACGTGGTGCACAGCATCGTCCACAGCGCGGGCCTCAGCCTCCTGGCCCAGGAGCGGCAGGAGAACCTCCCGGACGAGATCTACCACGTCTACagcctcgccctgagatga